A stretch of Paludisphaera borealis DNA encodes these proteins:
- a CDS encoding lysylphosphatidylglycerol synthase transmembrane domain-containing protein, whose translation MSTVETLESAAEPPKPKHSHVGLVVNVGLILLAFGLLGWVLNQNRDKILEVVSRKLDLRLLLAGVLIFQTSLILTYLRWYALVRVIEPRFTLRSTLLLGFIGYVFNLVIPGAVGGDLIKAAYLVRMRIRKTQAVASMVIDRILGLLGLFVLASIAGAFAWNMTTSTGTPAPGVHRLILAVWLAAAAGVLLLAAIFGQVFTRFLPASKQPGHGRLAMIVSELKTMSTTYRTRLDVVFLGLALSVAGHALNVFAFYLMGKMLFPEMITTLGEHFLMGPLTLFTMAVPLPFGALGLSEGVGDQLFGLVGHPSGALAMMGFRVLMYSCGLIGACVYLANLKEVRGLTASAHDLEHEMIEGEFDDDEPAPAA comes from the coding sequence TTGAGCACCGTCGAAACCCTCGAATCCGCCGCGGAGCCGCCGAAGCCCAAGCACTCGCATGTCGGCCTCGTCGTCAACGTGGGCCTGATCCTGCTGGCGTTCGGCCTGCTGGGGTGGGTCCTCAACCAGAACCGCGATAAGATCCTCGAAGTCGTGTCGCGCAAACTCGACCTTCGGCTGCTGCTGGCGGGGGTCCTGATCTTCCAGACGAGCCTGATTCTCACCTACCTCCGCTGGTACGCGCTCGTGCGGGTCATCGAGCCCCGGTTCACGCTCCGGTCGACCTTGCTGCTGGGCTTCATCGGCTACGTGTTCAATCTCGTCATCCCGGGCGCCGTCGGCGGCGACCTCATCAAGGCGGCGTATCTGGTCCGGATGCGCATCCGCAAGACGCAGGCGGTCGCGTCGATGGTGATCGACCGCATCCTGGGCTTGCTCGGTCTGTTCGTGCTGGCGTCGATCGCCGGCGCCTTCGCCTGGAACATGACGACGTCGACAGGCACCCCCGCGCCGGGAGTCCATCGACTGATCCTCGCCGTCTGGCTGGCCGCAGCGGCGGGCGTCCTGCTGCTGGCGGCGATATTCGGCCAGGTCTTCACCCGGTTCCTGCCCGCGTCGAAGCAGCCAGGCCACGGGCGGCTGGCGATGATCGTCTCGGAGCTGAAAACGATGTCGACGACCTATCGGACGAGGCTCGACGTGGTATTCCTCGGCCTCGCCCTGTCGGTCGCGGGCCACGCCCTGAACGTCTTCGCCTTCTACCTGATGGGCAAGATGCTCTTTCCCGAGATGATCACGACGCTCGGCGAGCACTTCTTGATGGGGCCGCTCACCCTGTTCACGATGGCCGTGCCGCTCCCCTTCGGGGCGCTCGGCCTCAGCGAGGGGGTCGGCGACCAGCTCTTCGGGTTGGTGGGGCATCCGAGCGGCGCGCTGGCGATGATGGGCTTCCGCGTCTTGATGTACAGTTGCGGCCTGATCGGCGCCTGCGTCTACCTGGCGAACCTCAAGGAGGTCCGCGGGCTCACCGCCTCGGCTCACGACCTTGAGCACGAGATGATCGAAGGCGAGTTCGACGACGACGAGCCTGCGCCGGCCGCTTGA
- a CDS encoding GNAT family N-acetyltransferase — MSDQDPSVRFASTHKVEARSSSPFTIRPAVETDSEAIANLIRELAIYEKLDHVAKATADDFRRHLFGPRPYAEVLIAEVDGEPVGLALYFPTFSTFRGQPGLYLEDLFVQPEHRNKGIGRALLQTLAQITRDRGFGRLEWAVLDWNEPAIGFYRSMGAGPLEEWTTFRIADESLAGLAQGKHKS; from the coding sequence TTGAGCGACCAAGACCCGTCCGTCCGATTCGCCTCGACCCACAAGGTCGAAGCACGATCCAGCTCGCCATTCACGATCCGGCCGGCGGTCGAGACCGACTCGGAGGCGATCGCGAACCTGATCCGCGAGCTGGCCATCTATGAAAAGCTGGACCACGTCGCCAAGGCCACCGCCGACGACTTCCGCAGGCACCTCTTCGGCCCGCGTCCCTACGCCGAAGTGTTGATCGCCGAGGTCGACGGCGAGCCGGTCGGCCTGGCCTTGTACTTTCCGACCTTCTCCACGTTCCGGGGCCAGCCGGGGTTGTACCTCGAAGACCTGTTCGTCCAGCCCGAACACCGCAACAAGGGGATCGGCAGGGCGCTCTTGCAAACGCTGGCCCAGATCACCCGCGACCGCGGTTTCGGCCGGCTGGAATGGGCGGTTCTCGACTGGAACGAGCCGGCGATCGGCTTCTACCGGTCGATGGGCGCCGGCCCGCTCGAAGAATGGACCACGTTCCGGATCGCCGACGAGTCGCTCGCCGGCCTCGCCCAAGGAAAGCACAAGTCGTGA
- a CDS encoding amino acid permease: MQWFSSAWFRRKPVSVLIDELNDGDRLHRRLGPFSLMALGVGATIGSGLYVQTGRVAHEVAGPSLMLSFLIAAVGCGFAALCYSELASMVPVAGSAYTYAYATLGELVAWIIGWDLILEYAIGSCFVANGWSSYFDSMLQHVFNFHLDPRLLDSPWKHEMATGFSTRLVTLPSGLEAMPWFNLPAVLVTAVVTAVLVIGIRESAGFNAAMVLLNIGVVLTVVGAGAAYVDPANWKPFLHQDHGWRGVGLGAARIFIAFIGFDSISTHAEEARNPQKDMPIGIIGALVICTVLYVATAAVLTGMIPYLQISDAAPLAAALQAKGLTLAGTLVTFGILAGMTSSLLVGNLSQPRVLLAMARDGLLPISFFGAIHPRFKTPWKSTLLVGFVVALGGALAPLDFLAELVSIGTLFAFVIVSASVWILRITDPDVPRPFRAPFVPFVSTMGVLVNGGLMFWLGRDNWIRLIAWLLVGMLIYLGYSRRHSVLGRSSSEVAAADPVSPPAG; encoded by the coding sequence ATGCAATGGTTCTCATCCGCCTGGTTCCGCCGCAAGCCGGTTTCGGTCCTGATCGACGAGCTGAACGACGGCGACCGGCTGCACCGGCGGCTCGGGCCGTTCTCGCTCATGGCGCTGGGGGTCGGCGCCACGATCGGGTCGGGCCTGTACGTCCAGACGGGCCGCGTCGCCCACGAGGTCGCTGGGCCGTCGCTGATGCTCTCGTTCCTCATCGCCGCGGTCGGCTGCGGGTTCGCCGCGCTCTGCTATTCCGAACTCGCGAGCATGGTCCCGGTGGCCGGCAGCGCCTACACCTACGCTTATGCGACGCTCGGCGAGCTGGTCGCCTGGATCATCGGCTGGGACCTGATCCTCGAGTACGCCATCGGCTCGTGCTTCGTGGCCAACGGCTGGTCGAGCTACTTCGATTCGATGCTTCAGCACGTCTTCAATTTCCACCTCGACCCGCGCCTGCTCGACTCCCCCTGGAAGCACGAGATGGCCACGGGGTTTTCGACCCGGCTCGTGACGCTCCCCAGCGGCTTGGAGGCGATGCCGTGGTTCAACCTGCCGGCGGTGCTCGTCACGGCGGTCGTCACGGCGGTCTTGGTGATCGGCATCCGCGAGAGCGCGGGTTTCAACGCGGCGATGGTGCTCTTGAACATCGGCGTCGTGCTCACGGTCGTCGGCGCGGGCGCGGCGTACGTCGATCCCGCGAACTGGAAGCCGTTCTTGCACCAGGACCACGGCTGGCGGGGCGTGGGGCTGGGCGCGGCCCGGATCTTCATCGCGTTCATCGGCTTCGACTCGATCTCGACCCACGCCGAGGAGGCCCGGAACCCCCAGAAGGACATGCCGATCGGCATCATCGGCGCCCTGGTGATCTGCACGGTCCTTTACGTGGCGACGGCCGCCGTCCTGACCGGCATGATCCCTTACCTCCAGATCAGCGACGCCGCCCCCCTGGCCGCCGCGTTGCAGGCGAAGGGCCTGACGCTCGCCGGCACGCTCGTGACGTTCGGCATCCTGGCGGGCATGACCAGCTCGCTGCTGGTCGGCAACCTCAGCCAGCCCCGCGTCCTGTTGGCCATGGCGCGCGACGGCCTGCTTCCCATCAGCTTCTTCGGCGCGATCCACCCCCGGTTCAAAACTCCCTGGAAATCGACCCTCCTGGTCGGCTTCGTCGTCGCCCTCGGCGGGGCGCTTGCCCCGCTCGACTTCCTCGCCGAGCTGGTGAGCATCGGCACCCTCTTCGCCTTCGTGATCGTCTCGGCGTCGGTCTGGATTTTGCGGATCACCGACCCCGACGTCCCCCGCCCGTTCCGCGCGCCGTTCGTCCCGTTCGTCTCGACGATGGGCGTACTCGTCAACGGCGGCCTCATGTTCTGGCTCGGACGGGACAACTGGATTCGCCTCATCGCCTGGCTGCTGGTCGGCATGCTGATCTACCTGGGCTACAGCCGCCGACACTCGGTCTTGGGGCGGTCGTCTTCCGAAGTCGCCGCCGCTGACCCGGTGTCCCCACCCGCCGGCTGA
- a CDS encoding discoidin domain-containing protein, which translates to MAHRFRFRSVGDLVVVCFVLGLATTVAAVEPEGPGASPVALNPREARSLPLGDLPAGRRCTLLVTLESSPPAVGDRVTIEFKGPGADHFRKDIHAGDPDLYVPYRPAEAGPATLTLTRADSPGRDAPISVRVEWREESVPPADEPALEAEPNDDWRTANRLILARDVYGTADDVDYLDNAAEGKSGLDWFRFEVADAGPILVYFQLDLRDRDVSANLRVFTVDARTGRPEPYLAGKDPMEIVHDRERERYSKHLSRTFTKGVYYLQVNANHPDYILRTRVMPKPPYDAPEKAVEAGMHYIMNVGDAWFAQVPREGNIFVRADGLHDTATRCTACHASSFPTEANLTAHRAGYPIVAKDGFQYVMDRIANSITPLYGDDGLNWQRFIAIPLQSQGKQGGILADFEREVSGEPTAMVERFGPFLKAAWENRRDLPADEMNGVVPLDSKFDFAWRDWRVLSEIARRTENADYARAAANIGAILGDRNADRRIETLQDRIHRLYAWSLIDEQKHANKIKRETGALLALQNLDGGWHESDAKPGPSSVYTTGQLVYTFLEIGLPTDHPALARGLRYLLAQQQDFGGWFQTSTHENFRTPMRETRYAVMALARAFPRSGAPKTSWGNRDEQPARLPRTDSLVHTLDALENLWDVPEADKARYSTAIVALLDHPSPLVRASAASCLGRLGRPETAAPLARRLADPSKIVWRASAEALRRLGNRGVGLDVIKAALDAPDARVRRGAARIFAYQFHGMDARIDLADRLIHLTDDADLLTRLQALRSLRQWFYRTADVALQKRIVAAYLARMAVEDVAVLRKNLSEGLYILLDENLGGGVSLQKNLAELPEAIRPRVLEARKAVERDVLLGPVLATLEHGSVAQKDGVLRAFDGSFFKGRTYARQPENQIDVGNDREFGFLYEVPLNVLESTFASLLGGPLPADDSRRALQLASFFKLPSRTENAAIQLAVLEAARDPDAELRRAALGLIHDTMSFAGAETDPARTKLMSRLIAESDEARPALLAAVGRNSRLAERPEIAQAVPALLARPDAAADLLPLLDRADVSDQDAVNVVAGGWERFDQPQRARALHVLLGRPALVDRDDPPAAVVDLFQKALTDPSEAVREQAVAGLKSLPKLGEGRNATRLFMNILADDAPKIRRLGLAATSQKSSFWERPDAREHLARLLVDPDAKVRADALDVVRNHRLVSRHPALARRVKALAGDSTLAAKADALLRASGLDPAELTADVEPSRPRLLRFEAFRRTVEPLFYQPGADGRSCVECHANHTILRIAERDPLKPPTDEDVAINYSSALKVVNLGDPESSLLLRKPRSPQGQGGEDPVSPTGLTHVGGPRWENAEHPAYRAILAWIRKAAQPTGGPDASISLSADGNAPGFEPARASDGDLSTIWQTEFQGATPGYPHELIVDLGEPRRINAILYVPRQDASTGRVRDFEVSVSSDRLNWTPPVARGAWPDDPTSKPVPLAGPRARFVRLRGLAAVDGGPVMSAAEVIVETSTADEP; encoded by the coding sequence ATGGCCCATCGGTTTCGATTTCGATCCGTCGGCGATTTGGTCGTCGTCTGCTTCGTCCTCGGTCTGGCGACGACGGTCGCGGCCGTCGAGCCCGAAGGGCCGGGCGCGTCCCCCGTCGCGCTCAATCCGCGCGAGGCCCGCTCGCTCCCTCTCGGCGATCTCCCGGCCGGTCGCCGTTGCACACTTTTGGTCACGCTTGAATCCTCCCCCCCCGCCGTCGGCGACCGCGTGACGATCGAGTTCAAGGGGCCGGGCGCCGACCACTTCCGGAAGGACATCCACGCGGGCGATCCCGACCTTTACGTTCCCTATCGTCCGGCCGAGGCCGGTCCCGCGACGTTGACGCTGACGCGGGCCGATTCACCGGGCCGCGACGCGCCGATTTCGGTCCGGGTCGAATGGCGCGAAGAGTCCGTCCCGCCGGCCGACGAGCCCGCGCTCGAGGCCGAGCCCAACGACGACTGGCGAACCGCGAACCGGCTGATCCTCGCCCGCGACGTTTACGGCACGGCCGACGACGTCGACTATCTCGACAACGCGGCGGAAGGGAAATCGGGCCTCGACTGGTTCCGGTTCGAGGTCGCCGACGCCGGCCCGATCCTCGTCTACTTCCAGCTCGACCTCCGCGACCGCGACGTGTCGGCCAACCTCCGTGTCTTCACGGTCGACGCCAGGACCGGCCGGCCCGAGCCGTACCTCGCCGGCAAGGACCCGATGGAGATCGTCCACGACCGCGAGCGCGAGCGGTACTCGAAGCACCTCAGCCGGACGTTCACGAAGGGAGTCTACTACCTCCAGGTCAACGCCAACCACCCCGACTACATCCTCCGCACCCGGGTTATGCCGAAGCCCCCCTACGACGCCCCAGAGAAGGCGGTCGAGGCCGGGATGCACTACATCATGAACGTCGGCGACGCCTGGTTCGCGCAGGTTCCGCGTGAAGGCAACATCTTCGTCCGGGCCGACGGCCTCCACGACACCGCCACGCGGTGCACGGCCTGCCACGCGTCGAGCTTCCCGACCGAAGCCAACCTCACGGCCCACAGGGCGGGCTATCCGATCGTGGCCAAGGACGGCTTCCAGTACGTCATGGATCGGATCGCCAACTCGATCACGCCGCTGTACGGCGACGACGGCCTCAACTGGCAGCGGTTCATCGCCATCCCCCTTCAATCCCAGGGCAAGCAAGGGGGCATCCTCGCCGACTTCGAGCGCGAGGTCTCCGGCGAGCCGACCGCGATGGTCGAGCGGTTCGGGCCGTTCCTCAAGGCCGCCTGGGAGAATCGCCGCGACCTACCGGCCGACGAGATGAACGGCGTGGTGCCGCTCGATAGCAAGTTCGACTTCGCATGGCGCGACTGGCGAGTCCTCTCCGAAATCGCCCGCCGCACCGAGAACGCCGACTACGCCAGGGCCGCCGCCAACATCGGCGCGATCCTCGGCGACCGCAACGCCGACCGGCGGATCGAGACGCTTCAGGATCGCATCCACCGGTTGTACGCCTGGTCTTTGATCGACGAGCAAAAGCATGCGAACAAGATCAAGCGCGAGACTGGCGCCCTGCTCGCGCTCCAGAACCTGGACGGCGGATGGCACGAGTCGGACGCCAAGCCCGGCCCAAGCTCGGTCTACACGACGGGCCAACTCGTTTACACGTTCCTCGAAATCGGCCTGCCGACAGACCATCCGGCGCTCGCGCGCGGGCTCCGCTACCTGCTCGCGCAGCAGCAGGATTTCGGCGGTTGGTTCCAGACGTCGACGCATGAAAACTTCCGCACGCCGATGCGCGAGACCCGCTACGCCGTGATGGCCCTGGCCCGCGCTTTCCCTCGGTCGGGCGCCCCGAAGACCTCGTGGGGCAACCGCGACGAGCAGCCGGCCCGGCTTCCTCGCACGGATTCGCTCGTCCACACCCTCGACGCTCTCGAAAACCTCTGGGACGTCCCCGAGGCCGACAAAGCCCGGTATTCGACCGCGATCGTCGCGTTGCTCGATCATCCGTCGCCGCTGGTCCGCGCCTCGGCCGCTTCCTGCCTGGGACGGCTCGGGCGTCCCGAGACCGCCGCGCCGCTGGCGAGACGGCTGGCCGACCCGTCCAAGATCGTCTGGCGGGCGTCGGCCGAGGCGCTCCGGCGGCTCGGCAACCGAGGCGTCGGCCTCGACGTGATCAAGGCCGCGCTCGACGCCCCCGACGCCCGCGTCCGCCGAGGCGCGGCGCGGATCTTCGCGTACCAGTTCCACGGCATGGACGCGCGGATCGACCTCGCCGACCGGCTCATCCATCTGACGGACGACGCCGACCTGCTGACCCGGCTCCAGGCCCTTCGCTCGCTGCGGCAGTGGTTCTACCGGACGGCCGACGTCGCGCTTCAAAAACGGATCGTCGCCGCCTACCTCGCGCGCATGGCGGTCGAAGACGTCGCCGTGCTCCGGAAGAACCTGAGCGAGGGGCTTTACATCCTGCTCGATGAGAACCTCGGAGGCGGCGTCAGCCTCCAGAAGAACCTCGCCGAGCTTCCCGAGGCGATCCGCCCGCGCGTCCTCGAAGCCCGCAAGGCCGTCGAGCGCGACGTGCTGCTGGGGCCGGTCCTCGCTACTCTCGAACACGGGAGCGTCGCCCAGAAGGACGGCGTCCTCCGGGCGTTCGACGGGTCGTTCTTCAAGGGTCGCACCTACGCGCGACAGCCCGAGAACCAGATCGACGTCGGCAACGATCGCGAATTCGGATTCTTGTATGAGGTCCCGTTGAACGTCCTCGAATCGACGTTCGCCTCGCTGCTCGGCGGTCCACTGCCGGCCGACGATAGTCGGCGAGCGTTGCAGCTCGCGAGCTTCTTCAAGCTGCCGTCGCGAACCGAGAACGCCGCGATCCAGCTCGCCGTGCTCGAAGCCGCTCGCGATCCCGACGCCGAACTGAGGCGGGCCGCCCTCGGGCTGATCCACGACACGATGAGCTTCGCCGGAGCCGAGACCGATCCGGCTCGCACGAAGCTCATGAGCCGGCTGATCGCGGAATCCGACGAGGCCCGCCCCGCCCTGCTCGCCGCGGTCGGCCGCAACAGCCGCCTGGCCGAACGTCCCGAGATCGCCCAGGCTGTGCCTGCCTTGCTCGCGCGCCCGGACGCCGCCGCCGACCTCCTGCCGCTCCTTGATCGGGCCGACGTATCCGATCAAGACGCCGTGAACGTCGTCGCCGGCGGCTGGGAGCGCTTCGACCAACCCCAGCGAGCGCGGGCCCTTCATGTCCTGCTCGGCCGTCCCGCGCTCGTCGATCGCGATGATCCCCCCGCCGCGGTCGTCGACCTCTTCCAGAAGGCGCTGACCGACCCGTCCGAGGCGGTCCGCGAACAGGCGGTCGCCGGCTTAAAGAGTCTGCCGAAGCTCGGCGAGGGACGCAACGCCACTCGGTTGTTCATGAACATACTGGCTGATGATGCGCCGAAGATCCGCCGCCTGGGGCTGGCGGCGACCTCCCAGAAATCGTCGTTCTGGGAACGGCCCGACGCGCGCGAGCACCTCGCCCGCCTGCTCGTCGATCCCGACGCAAAGGTACGGGCCGACGCGCTCGACGTCGTCAGGAATCATCGCCTCGTGAGCCGTCACCCCGCGCTGGCTCGACGAGTCAAGGCGCTTGCGGGTGACTCGACGCTGGCCGCCAAGGCGGACGCTCTGCTGCGAGCCTCGGGCCTCGATCCAGCCGAGCTGACCGCCGACGTCGAGCCTTCGCGGCCCCGGCTGCTGCGGTTCGAGGCCTTTCGGCGCACCGTGGAACCGCTGTTCTACCAGCCCGGCGCCGACGGCCGCTCGTGCGTCGAGTGCCATGCGAACCACACGATCTTGCGGATCGCTGAGCGGGACCCGCTCAAGCCGCCGACCGACGAGGACGTCGCGATCAACTACAGCTCGGCCCTCAAGGTCGTGAACCTCGGCGACCCCGAATCGAGCCTGCTGCTTCGCAAGCCGAGGAGCCCCCAGGGACAGGGAGGCGAAGATCCGGTCAGCCCGACCGGGTTGACGCACGTCGGCGGACCGCGCTGGGAGAACGCCGAGCATCCCGCCTATCGAGCGATCCTCGCCTGGATTCGGAAAGCCGCCCAGCCGACGGGCGGACCCGACGCCTCCATCAGCCTCTCGGCCGACGGCAACGCCCCCGGCTTCGAGCCCGCACGAGCCTCGGACGGCGATCTCTCGACCATCTGGCAGACCGAATTCCAGGGTGCGACGCCCGGCTACCCCCACGAGCTGATCGTCGACCTGGGCGAGCCGCGACGCATCAACGCTATCCTGTACGTTCCCCGCCAAGACGCCTCGACGGGCCGTGTCCGCGACTTCGAGGTGTCGGTCTCGTCCGACCGCCTGAACTGGACCCCGCCCGTCGCCCGGGGCGCGTGGCCCGACGACCCCACCAGCAAGCCCGTCCCGCTCGCCGGCCCTCGCGCGCGCTTCGTCCGACTTCGCGGCCTCGCCGCCGTCGACGGCGGCCCCGTCATGAGCGCCGCCGAGGTCATCGTCGAGACCTCGACTGCGGACGAACCTTGA
- the hisD gene encoding histidinol dehydrogenase, which produces MTLTLKIRRIDCTREDAREAISVLRNELSPKGNVVSPEGKARTVAVFGEPLSPEQVVERICGEVASRGLAAVLDYTRKLDKVELTPDQVRVPAAELEAAHRNADPEYLKTIARVRENVLTYQRAILSRDVRIEPQPGVMLGLRYLPLRRVGVCIPGGAAAYPSTLLMTVVPAQAAGVSEIAVVVPPTRFGGYNVELLAACHELGVTEVYRVGGAQAVAALAYGVEGIPAVDKIVGPGNLFVALAKKHVYGEVDIDSIAGPSEVVLIADASADPRFIASDLISQAEHSPGASIMLTWEPSLVDDVASALETQLGHLSRGDLARDSLERFGALIRCRDESQAVELSNQFAPEHLHVSTADPERLLPRLTNAGAVFLGHYTPVAVGDYAAGPSHVLPTSGTARWASGLSANDFLRRSSLISVDRRGLAGLAPEIRRLADVEGLSAHRYSIDVRLQEPNR; this is translated from the coding sequence ATTACCTTGACGTTGAAGATCCGCCGCATCGACTGCACCCGCGAAGACGCCCGCGAGGCGATCTCGGTCCTCCGCAACGAGCTAAGCCCCAAGGGCAACGTGGTAAGCCCCGAAGGCAAGGCCCGCACGGTCGCCGTCTTCGGCGAGCCGCTCTCGCCCGAGCAGGTCGTCGAGCGGATCTGCGGCGAGGTCGCGTCCCGAGGGCTCGCCGCCGTCCTCGATTACACCCGGAAGCTCGACAAGGTCGAACTCACGCCCGACCAGGTCCGCGTGCCGGCGGCCGAGCTGGAAGCGGCCCACCGCAACGCCGATCCTGAATATCTGAAGACGATCGCCCGCGTCCGCGAGAACGTGCTGACGTATCAGCGTGCGATCCTCAGCCGCGACGTCCGGATCGAGCCCCAGCCGGGCGTGATGCTCGGCTTGCGGTACTTGCCGCTCCGCCGCGTCGGCGTCTGCATCCCCGGTGGCGCCGCGGCGTACCCTTCGACCCTCCTGATGACCGTCGTCCCGGCCCAGGCGGCGGGGGTCTCGGAGATCGCCGTCGTCGTCCCCCCCACGCGGTTCGGCGGCTACAACGTCGAACTGCTGGCCGCCTGCCACGAGTTGGGCGTGACCGAGGTTTACCGCGTCGGCGGCGCCCAGGCCGTGGCGGCGCTGGCCTACGGGGTCGAAGGCATCCCGGCGGTCGACAAGATCGTGGGGCCGGGCAACCTGTTCGTCGCCCTGGCCAAGAAACACGTCTACGGCGAGGTCGACATCGACAGCATCGCCGGGCCGAGCGAGGTCGTGCTCATCGCCGACGCCTCGGCCGACCCTCGATTCATCGCCTCCGACCTCATCAGCCAGGCCGAGCACTCCCCCGGCGCGAGCATCATGCTGACCTGGGAGCCGAGCCTGGTCGACGACGTCGCCTCGGCCCTCGAAACCCAGCTCGGGCACCTGAGCCGGGGCGACCTGGCGCGCGACAGCCTCGAACGGTTCGGCGCCCTGATCCGGTGCCGGGACGAGTCGCAGGCGGTCGAGCTTTCCAATCAGTTCGCCCCTGAGCACCTGCACGTCTCGACCGCCGATCCCGAGCGCCTACTGCCCCGGCTCACGAACGCCGGCGCGGTGTTCCTCGGGCATTATACGCCGGTCGCCGTGGGCGATTACGCCGCCGGCCCGTCGCACGTGCTCCCCACCAGCGGCACGGCGCGGTGGGCGTCCGGGCTTTCGGCCAACGACTTCCTGCGGCGGTCGAGCCTGATCTCGGTCGACCGGCGGGGCCTGGCCGGGCTCGCCCCGGAGATCCGCCGCCTGGCCGATGTGGAAGGGCTCTCCGCGCACCGCTACAGCATCGACGTCCGCCTCCAGGAGCCGAACCGTTGA
- the hisC gene encoding histidinol-phosphate transaminase — MKTANEPGKVDRTPDVDRWVLPHIARMEGYVPGEQPQGGTFVKLNTNENPYPPSPRVKAALVETVTDRLRLYPDPIAREFRATAAALHGVEPDMILAGNGSDDVLTIITRAFVGRGDVAAYPTPSYLLYSTLVDLQDGRSHVVPFSDDWRLKVDDFHQPGLKLVYLANPNSPSGTALTPVEVAELAESLDCPLVVDEAYGDFARENCLSLLKTHPNVIVTRSFSKGYSLAGVRLGYLVADAGIVAQLNKVKDSYNCDALSLAAGKAALEDQAYLAETRSKILATRERLATALRTLGWDATDSQGNFVWATGGRPAVETFQQLKERNVFVRLMRYEGCPPGLRISVGTDAEIDRLLEVLRGLP, encoded by the coding sequence GTGAAGACCGCGAACGAGCCCGGAAAGGTGGATCGTACCCCCGACGTCGACCGATGGGTCTTGCCTCACATCGCCCGGATGGAAGGTTACGTCCCCGGCGAGCAGCCCCAGGGAGGGACGTTCGTCAAGCTCAACACTAACGAGAACCCCTACCCTCCCTCGCCCCGAGTCAAGGCCGCGCTGGTCGAGACCGTCACCGACCGCCTGCGGCTCTACCCCGACCCGATCGCCCGGGAGTTTCGCGCGACGGCCGCGGCGCTGCACGGGGTCGAGCCCGACATGATCCTCGCGGGCAACGGCTCCGACGACGTCCTCACCATCATCACCCGCGCCTTCGTGGGCCGGGGCGACGTCGCCGCCTACCCCACCCCCAGCTATCTCCTCTATTCCACGCTCGTCGACTTGCAGGACGGCCGCTCGCACGTCGTGCCGTTCTCGGACGACTGGCGGCTGAAGGTCGACGATTTCCATCAGCCCGGCCTCAAGCTCGTCTACCTGGCCAATCCCAACAGCCCGTCCGGAACCGCGCTCACGCCCGTCGAGGTCGCCGAGCTGGCCGAATCGCTCGACTGCCCGCTGGTCGTCGACGAGGCGTACGGCGATTTCGCCCGCGAGAACTGCCTGTCGCTCCTCAAGACGCACCCCAACGTCATCGTGACGCGGTCATTCAGCAAGGGATACAGCCTGGCCGGCGTCCGCCTGGGCTACCTCGTGGCCGACGCCGGGATCGTCGCCCAGCTCAACAAGGTGAAGGACTCGTACAACTGCGACGCCCTCAGCCTCGCGGCCGGCAAGGCGGCCCTCGAAGATCAAGCCTATCTGGCCGAGACCCGTTCCAAGATCCTGGCGACCCGCGAACGGCTCGCGACGGCCTTGCGGACGCTTGGCTGGGACGCGACCGACAGCCAGGGCAACTTCGTCTGGGCCACCGGCGGTCGACCGGCCGTCGAGACCTTCCAGCAGCTCAAGGAACGGAACGTGTTCGTCCGGCTGATGCGATACGAGGGCTGCCCCCCAGGCCTTCGGATCAGCGTCGGGACCGACGCCGAGATCGACCGCCTGCTCGAAGTTCTTCGCGGTCTGCCCTGA
- the hisB gene encoding imidazoleglycerol-phosphate dehydratase HisB, with the protein MSEQPRIAEVARKTRETDIRLTLNLDGRGKAEVASGIGFLDHMLEAFARHALVDLSVDCKGDLHIDDHHSTEDIGICLGQAIDKALGDRAGVRRYGHCVLPMDETLVTTAVDLGGRPFWVWNAPMPTPKIGTFDSELVADFWHAVATQGRMNLHVLLHYGRNTHHIAEAIFKGAARAIRDAAERDPRTNEVPSTKGSL; encoded by the coding sequence GTGAGCGAACAGCCGCGCATCGCCGAGGTCGCCCGCAAGACCCGCGAGACCGACATCCGCCTGACCTTGAATCTCGACGGCCGGGGCAAGGCTGAAGTCGCCTCCGGGATCGGCTTCCTCGACCACATGCTCGAAGCGTTCGCCCGCCATGCGCTCGTCGACCTGTCGGTCGACTGCAAGGGCGACCTCCACATCGACGACCACCACTCGACCGAGGATATCGGAATCTGCCTCGGCCAGGCGATCGACAAGGCGCTCGGCGATCGCGCGGGGGTCCGCCGCTACGGCCACTGCGTCCTGCCGATGGACGAGACCCTGGTCACCACGGCGGTCGACCTGGGCGGACGTCCGTTCTGGGTCTGGAACGCGCCGATGCCCACGCCCAAGATCGGCACGTTCGACAGCGAGCTGGTCGCCGACTTCTGGCACGCCGTCGCCACCCAGGGGCGGATGAACCTGCACGTCCTGCTCCACTACGGCCGCAACACCCACCACATCGCCGAGGCGATCTTCAAAGGGGCGGCCCGGGCGATCCGCGACGCGGCCGAGCGCGACCCCCGAACCAACGAAGTCCCGTCGACCAAGGGCTCGCTCTGA